One stretch of Chiroxiphia lanceolata isolate bChiLan1 chromosome 1, bChiLan1.pri, whole genome shotgun sequence DNA includes these proteins:
- the NRSN1 gene encoding neurensin-1, which translates to MSSYADICGSKHAQGSTEGGYQRYGVRSYLHQFYEDCTASIWEYEDDFQIQRSPSRWSSVFWKVGLISGTAFMLIGVTVLVVGFLVPPKIEALGKDDFVVVDTHAIQFNGSLDICKLAGAILFCVGGSTVAACLLMSAFAKSYSKEEKYLQQRFKERIADIKAQANPVTKAPAPGESKIPVTLSRVQNVQPLSET; encoded by the exons ATGAGCTCCTATGCTGACATCTGCGGGTCCAAGCATGCACAGGGCAGCACCGAGGGAGGATACCAACGCTATGGAGTTCGGTCCTACCTGCATCAGTTTTATGAGGACTGCACAGCTTCAATTTGGGAGTATGAGGATGATTTTCAGATTCAGAGATCGCCTAGCAGGTGGAGCTCTGTATTCTGGAAG gtcGGACTCATCTCTGGGACGGCTTTTATGCTGATAGGTGTAACGGTTCTTGTAGTGGGTTTCCTTGTGCCACCGAAAATCGAGGCTCTTGGGAAAGatgattttgttgttgtggaTACCCATGCCATTCAGTTTAATGGGTCCCTTGATATATGTAAGTTGGCAGGAGCAATCTTGTTTTGTGTTGGAGGGTCCACCGTGGCAGCATGTCTGCTGATGTCTGCTTTTGCTAAAAGTTACTCCAAAGAAGAGAAGTACCTCCAGCAAAGATTTAAAGAGAGAATAGCTGATATAAAAGCCCAGGCAAACCCAGTCACAAAAGCGCCAGCACCAGGAGAATCAAAGATACCTGTCACTTTGTCCAGAGTTCAAAATGTCCAACCTTTATCTGAAACCTGA